The Rhodococcus triatomae genome includes a window with the following:
- a CDS encoding acetyl/propionyl/methylcrotonyl-CoA carboxylase subunit alpha, with translation MPSHASAHITKVLVANRGEIAVRVIRAARDAGLTSVAVYAEPDADAPFVKLADEAFALGGQTSAESYLVIDKIIDAAAKSGADAIHPGYGFLSENAEFAQAVLDAGLIWIGPSPQSIRDLGDKVTARHIAMKAGAPLVPGTPDPVKDADEVVAFAREYGVPIAIKAAFGGGGRGMKVARTLEEIPELFESATREAVAAFGRGECFVERYLDKPRHVEAQVIADKHGNVVVAGTRDCSLQRRFQKLVEEAPAPFLTDEQRDQIHSSAKAICREAGYYGAGTVEYLVGQDGLISFLEVNTRLQVEHPVTEETSGIDLVLEQFRIANGEELDITEDPAPRGHSFEFRINGEDAGRGFLPAPGPVTTFAPPTGPGVRMDSGVESGSVIGGQFDSMLAKLIVTGATRDQALARARRALDEFVVEGLATVIPFHRAVVSDPAFIGDGSKFDVHTRWIETEYDNQVPPFTGSEPLDDEDGLPRQNVVVEVGGRRVEVSLPGQFSLGSGAGGAGVVRKKPKPRKRGGAHGGAASGDAVTAPMQGTVVKVAVAEGQEVAEGDLIAVLEAMKMENPVNAHKSGVVTGLAVEAGAAITQGTVLTEIK, from the coding sequence GTGCCTAGTCATGCCAGTGCGCACATCACGAAGGTGCTCGTTGCCAACCGCGGTGAGATCGCAGTGCGGGTCATCCGGGCAGCGAGGGACGCCGGTCTGACCAGTGTCGCTGTCTACGCGGAACCGGACGCGGACGCGCCCTTCGTGAAGCTGGCGGACGAGGCGTTCGCACTCGGCGGGCAGACGTCCGCGGAGTCCTACCTGGTGATCGACAAGATCATCGACGCCGCCGCCAAGTCCGGCGCGGACGCGATCCACCCCGGCTACGGGTTCCTGTCGGAGAACGCCGAGTTCGCCCAGGCCGTCCTGGATGCCGGCTTGATCTGGATCGGCCCGTCGCCCCAGTCGATCCGCGACCTCGGGGACAAGGTCACCGCCAGGCACATCGCGATGAAGGCCGGCGCCCCGCTCGTCCCCGGCACCCCGGACCCGGTCAAGGATGCCGACGAGGTGGTCGCGTTCGCCCGCGAGTACGGCGTGCCGATCGCGATCAAGGCCGCGTTCGGCGGCGGTGGACGCGGCATGAAGGTCGCACGGACCCTCGAGGAGATCCCCGAGCTGTTCGAGTCCGCCACGCGTGAGGCGGTCGCGGCGTTCGGTCGCGGCGAGTGTTTCGTCGAGCGCTACCTGGACAAGCCCCGCCACGTCGAGGCGCAGGTCATCGCAGACAAGCACGGCAACGTCGTGGTGGCGGGTACCCGCGACTGCTCGCTGCAGCGCCGTTTCCAGAAGCTGGTCGAGGAGGCACCGGCGCCGTTCCTCACCGACGAACAGCGCGACCAGATCCACTCCTCCGCCAAGGCCATCTGCCGCGAGGCGGGGTACTACGGTGCCGGCACCGTCGAGTACCTGGTCGGCCAGGACGGGCTGATCTCCTTCCTCGAGGTCAACACCCGCCTGCAGGTCGAGCACCCGGTCACCGAGGAGACCTCCGGCATCGATCTGGTGCTCGAACAGTTCCGGATCGCCAACGGCGAGGAACTCGACATCACCGAGGATCCGGCGCCGCGGGGCCACAGCTTCGAGTTCCGTATCAACGGAGAAGACGCCGGGCGAGGGTTCCTGCCCGCCCCCGGCCCGGTCACCACGTTCGCCCCGCCGACGGGCCCCGGTGTGCGCATGGATTCGGGTGTCGAGTCCGGCAGTGTCATCGGTGGACAGTTCGATTCGATGCTCGCCAAGCTGATCGTCACCGGCGCCACCCGCGACCAGGCTCTGGCCCGGGCGCGGCGCGCTCTCGACGAGTTCGTGGTCGAGGGCCTGGCGACGGTCATTCCGTTCCACCGCGCCGTCGTCTCGGATCCGGCCTTCATCGGTGACGGCTCGAAGTTCGACGTGCACACCCGCTGGATCGAGACCGAGTACGACAATCAGGTCCCGCCGTTCACCGGCAGCGAGCCGCTCGACGACGAGGACGGACTGCCGCGTCAGAACGTGGTCGTCGAGGTCGGTGGCCGCCGGGTCGAGGTGTCGCTGCCGGGCCAGTTCTCCCTGGGCAGCGGCGCGGGCGGCGCCGGTGTGGTGCGGAAGAAGCCGAAGCCGCGCAAGCGGGGCGGCGCACACGGTGGAGCCGCCTCCGGTGACGCGGTCACCGCGCCCATGCAGGGCACCGTCGTCAAGGTCGCCGTGGCCGAGGGTCAGGAAGTCGCCGAGGGCGATCTCATCGCGGTCCTCGAAGCGATGAAGATGGAGAACCCGGTCAACGCCCACAAGTCGGGTGTGGTGACCGGCCTGGCCGTCGAGGCCGGGGCCGCCATCACCCAGGGCACCGTCCTCACCGAGATCAAGTAG
- a CDS encoding condensation domain-containing protein, translating to MEFTELGDYPVPPGILTRWHPCADGEWRDDPRPASYIHEAHLRRFHAGRSRPSWLGAAFEVHDEWDATAFAAAVAEWVARHEVLRSHTALDIAGTRRRTLAPGAVQAAARVHECADSETNSIVLQRIFDVTASPHTWPSYALATIEHRMVDETGWNETGLDATRDRGGFTVLFAADHSLIDGYSVVLVAHELSSLYRQARGGGPAGLPATGSYVDFGARERETEVDPACAAVELWRRELTDGLAEFPLPIGARTDAPQRSLSEWVLDEDSADRFAAAARDAGAGFFAGILACAGLAGRRVADEREFRTVVPVHTRDDPAWLSSLGWFVGLAPVRFEVGDGGFAAVAQRASRAVRDVRPAGAVPFERVEELLDTPIRPRFVVSYLDLRSTPRSREWPRWNARALRSRQFTHDVYAWVNRTPRGVNLAVRYPANALAGPAVEQWVAALRESLARAAEGYPSVELRGVG from the coding sequence ATGGAGTTCACCGAACTCGGCGACTACCCGGTTCCCCCGGGGATACTCACCCGATGGCATCCGTGTGCCGACGGCGAGTGGAGGGACGACCCGCGTCCCGCGTCGTACATCCACGAGGCGCATCTGCGCAGATTCCACGCCGGCCGATCGCGTCCGTCGTGGCTCGGGGCGGCATTCGAGGTCCACGACGAATGGGATGCGACCGCATTCGCCGCCGCGGTCGCGGAATGGGTTGCACGACACGAAGTTCTCCGCTCGCACACCGCCCTCGACATCGCCGGTACCCGGCGCCGCACCCTCGCCCCCGGGGCGGTCCAGGCGGCGGCACGAGTGCACGAGTGCGCGGACTCGGAAACCAACTCGATTGTCCTGCAACGCATTTTCGACGTCACCGCCTCGCCGCACACCTGGCCGTCGTATGCACTCGCGACGATCGAACACCGCATGGTGGACGAGACGGGGTGGAACGAGACGGGGCTGGACGCGACCCGGGACCGTGGCGGGTTCACGGTGCTCTTCGCCGCGGACCATTCGCTCATCGACGGATACTCCGTCGTGCTCGTCGCCCACGAACTGTCGTCGCTGTACCGGCAGGCACGCGGCGGCGGGCCGGCCGGACTCCCGGCAACGGGGAGCTACGTCGACTTCGGCGCCCGGGAACGGGAGACGGAAGTCGATCCCGCGTGCGCGGCGGTGGAGCTGTGGCGGCGCGAACTCACCGACGGTCTCGCAGAGTTCCCGCTGCCGATCGGCGCACGCACCGACGCGCCACAGCGCAGCCTCTCCGAGTGGGTTCTCGACGAGGACTCCGCCGACCGGTTCGCCGCGGCCGCGCGTGACGCGGGGGCCGGCTTCTTCGCCGGGATCCTCGCATGCGCCGGCCTGGCGGGTCGCCGGGTCGCGGACGAGCGGGAGTTCCGCACCGTCGTCCCCGTCCACACTCGCGACGACCCCGCGTGGCTATCGTCCCTGGGGTGGTTCGTCGGACTCGCGCCCGTTCGGTTCGAGGTCGGCGACGGAGGCTTCGCCGCGGTCGCGCAGCGGGCGTCCCGTGCCGTACGCGACGTCCGCCCGGCCGGTGCCGTGCCGTTCGAACGGGTGGAAGAACTGCTCGACACACCGATCCGGCCCCGGTTCGTGGTGTCCTATCTCGATCTGCGGTCGACGCCACGGTCCCGGGAGTGGCCGCGATGGAACGCCCGTGCCCTGCGCTCCCGCCAGTTCACCCACGACGTGTACGCGTGGGTCAACCGCACACCGCGTGGGGTGAATCTGGCCGTGCGGTATCCCGCGAACGCCCTCGCCGGCCCCGCCGTGGAGCAGTGGGTGGCGGCGCTGCGCGAATCGCTCGCCAGGGCTGCGGAAGGCTACCCGTCGGTAGAGTTGCGCGGCGTCGGGTGA